GATGGGCACGACCGTCACCGCCGTCCTGCGCTCGGGCCGCAAGCTCGTCCTGGCCCACATCGGCGACTCCCGCGCGTACCTGCTGCACGACGGCGAGCTCACCCAGGTCACCCGCGACCACACGTTCGTGCAGAGCCTGCTCGACGCCGGCCGGATCACCGCCGAGGAGGCCGAGCGCCATCCCCAGCGGTCCGTGATCACCCGCGTGCTCGGCGACGTCGACGCCTCCAGCGAGGTGGACACCTCGGTGCGTGAGGCCACCGTCGGCGACCGCTGGCTGCTGTGCTCCGACGGGCTGTCCGGGGTCGTCTCGGCGGACACCCTCGCCGAGACGCTGCGCGTGGTGGAGGACCCGGCGACCTGCGCCGAGCGGCTCGTCGAGCTGGCCCTGCGGGCCGGCGGCCCGGACAACATCACCTGTGTCGTCGCCGACGTCGTCGACGACACCCAGACCCCGGACGCCGTACCGGTGGTCGTCGGGGCGGCGGCCGGTCGAACCGGCCCCGGGGCCGTCCCGCAGGACAGCCCCGCCGCCCGGGCCGCCGCACTCACCGCCACCCCCGGCGACCGAGGCGCCGAGCACGCCGAGGACGGCGAGGACGGCCCGCCACCCGAGCACGGCGGACGTCGGCGGGTCCTGCGCGCCCTGGCCGCCCTCGGCGTCGTGGCCGTGCTGGTGGCCGGTGGCTGGGCGGCGTACGGCTGGAGCCAGCAGCAGTTCTACG
This DNA window, taken from Kineosporiaceae bacterium SCSIO 59966, encodes the following:
- a CDS encoding serine/threonine-protein phosphatase, coding for MVALRFAARSDIGHGRYKNNQDSGYAGPHLLVVADGMGGHAGGDVASSIAVGELSRLDGESHGPEAVAQLEAAIRRARELIQDRADDEQELAGMGTTVTAVLRSGRKLVLAHIGDSRAYLLHDGELTQVTRDHTFVQSLLDAGRITAEEAERHPQRSVITRVLGDVDASSEVDTSVREATVGDRWLLCSDGLSGVVSADTLAETLRVVEDPATCAERLVELALRAGGPDNITCVVADVVDDTQTPDAVPVVVGAAAGRTGPGAVPQDSPAARAAALTATPGDRGAEHAEDGEDGPPPEHGGRRRVLRALAALGVVAVLVAGGWAAYGWSQQQFYVGTAGTDVAIYRGLTQDVGPLSLSAVHERQDLPVDTLPRVWQDRVADGITAEDLPDAERIVADLRLRSDLCTPVPVTPSPAPSPTPTTGTTPAPGPGAPDAPSPTSGLTPAPAPSPTATLPPGCEVGD